DNA sequence from the Nicotiana tomentosiformis chromosome 3, ASM39032v3, whole genome shotgun sequence genome:
taaataaacaacccaatatgataaattaaCTCGTCAAATCAAATTTCAAATATCAACATTCATGTGAAACCATAACCCCAGAATAAATGCGTTTAGCCACGCATAGTCATGGTAGCAATCTTAATTAATTCCCAAGAATACATACAAATCAAGAAAAGAAGGGAAAagtaagaactcaagatgaatttcaTGGTGTCCGAACTCTGTGGTGGCGTTTCTCCGCTTCCAAGTGTTTTttatgacctaaaagaggcgtttttggcttatatattgcgtacaaaagtcgtgggccaaaattttccttttccgaatcagcttcagggattgatgctgagTTGGATGCTTCGCGTCCGCCTCAGCTTGAACTTCTCAGCATCGGATGCTGGGGTGCATGCCTTCTCCCGACTTCACTACTAAGGATGAACCAAATAATCTTTTTTTTCAAGGTTGGATGCAACGCATCCAACCTCTTCTCCTATAGATGGAGCAtcgtttcttcatatttttgcactccaaacatcctaaatcatcacacacaactcaattagtcataaaaccaataattaatacatgttgggcattttaaacaccaaatagcaccaaaaagcggttaaaatatgtgtaaaataatattaaaacatataAAAATATGCCCAATATCAccatcccacacttaaacctttgttcgtcctcgagcaaAGTAAAATCAACCTACAATAGATCGAACAAAATTAAGCTTATCACTATCAAGCCATAATTTTTCAATTAAGCTCAAGCACCAATGACTTTGGttgataccaacaattatcccTTTGCATATATATTCTTTACTTACTTCTCCATGTTAAAAACATGCCAAGCACAATATTGAGCAGTTCAAAATAATCAAATAGCAAATTCGGGACATCTCAACCTCAGAAACTACATCCCTAGCATAACTACTTTCAGGCCAACTTACTTACTCTGACAGAAGAGCTTAATAAAGTCATCTATCTATCATGAAATATGTGCCCTCACCACAAATCAAAGAGAGATAGTCCACACACTCAAATACAATTCGAACATATTTTAAGGACTTCAAACAATggaagaaatcactcactctctcaaagaagttcACATGCGCACAAAaggtaccataggctttcccgttatataaatctctactaatgtaggcatGCTCAGTGTAAAATCAATTAGGACATTATCATTACTGTAACGTGGGCTAAGAGACGGGTATGATATATATAGAAAATAGTGGTTAAACCTCCTAATCACTTTAACACGTCAAGTAATCACTTTAACAAATCAAGTAATCACTTTAAGCGCAACTTTCTTCAACCCAACTTCAAAcatcacaaataatatcacccccaaaatattccttttttctttaagcactacttcgACTCACACTCACTAGCAAAGACAAGATGTAATATTGCTTTTGCTTATTTTTTCCCTCTTCTCTCAGATTTTGTTTTGATTTATACTAGTAGTGTACTtcttacaaaacaagtgcacctttaTTTCTTTcgttggttccactcgaaagtaACTCTAGTTCCCTCCTTATTTCTTCTAGCgcttattttacatgttaagtctttaagaggtaaaaggatcaaagtACTGTCGattaagaataaaaaaaaaagggGTATGGGCTTGTAATGTAGGTGCCAATCAAAAGGTTTACAAGCTCAATATGGCTAACTAGAGATGATTTTATTTGTGGTAGCATTAAAATTCAAAAAGGATCAAAGAAGGCCTAAAATCATATTTCAAATCGAGCAAAACCTAGGATTGCACTTCAACTCACATGCAGGGCAAGTTCTATACACAAATGTACTACAAGGAACTATATGAAAATCTCACCATACAATGGCACATGAGTCAATTAGGATGGCTACATTCCAACTCTCAATCAACGCGAGTACAGAGCTAGGCCATAATTTTAATGCAAAAGGCACAACAGTTAGCAcaaaagtcaagaaaatgagcctTAGCATCACAAAATAAGCTATTTCATTTTTCAAGACACAAGTAGTTCTAGAAAACTCATAAGAAAAGTTATAATCCACATGCCGAGGTCTAACTCTGTTGGTATCAAACAAGTTATTAAGCATGCCGAATTCAGTCTAAGTCACTATATCCTACACTATTCTAAAAAAAAGTACCCGGTTCAAAATAATTTATctcttggaaaagaaccgatgcccaaagaaaaaccaagggaattACTACCTATGCTATCCtaataaaagcaaaagaaaatcTTCTTGGTATTTTAAAtcggaccttaatccctcaagaaaactggcCAAGAGATCCATCGTCAAGAAAACTGTCCGACCTCTTCTCCTATAGCTGCAGcatcttttcttcatatttttgcactacaaacatcctaaatcatcacacacaacacaattagtcataaaaccaataattaacatatgttgggcattttaaacaCTAAATAGCaccaaaaataattaaaacatgggtaaagtaacattaaaacatataaaaatataaatgccCAACATCAATAACCAAAAGTCAGTCTTTGTGAAACAAAAGGTTCTCTTACATGAAATATTTTGCTTCTTTCTAGCCGACATGGAAAACTGACTAATTTGTTTCCTTCTAGCGTTTATCTTtaacaaaatgaagaaaataaaagttgAGTATATTctttatctttctttctttatttttattttttcatgtttATTTTCTCTATAATTTTCCTTTCCATCCCTTGACTTGCTAGTTGGAAAATTGAGAAAGGTTATGTTTAATTCATTTTTGATTCCCACTTTACATAAAAAGTTAAAGGCCAGTGACCGGTGAATATAGCATCGGCAGTACATCTCTGACCCTAACTAAACCAACTAAATATAATAATCAAAATGTcatgttgtttttctttttatctaATCACCAAAAGTTTATGCTGTCCTCCTCTGCTTCAAAATTTCAATAATCCAAATAGAATTAGGTTAAGGGTAATTGGTGAATATAGCAGCACTTCTCTGACCGAAACAAACTAAATATAATAATCTAATGTCATGTGCACTTTCATTTAGGTTAATCATTAAAAGTTTTTGTCCTCCTCtgatttaatattattttaagcATATTAGTACGTGGTATTATATCATCAATTAAAATCAAATCATATCACTTTCCTTCGTCTTTCCAACTTCCACGCACTCTCCCCTGCATGTACCTATATATTTCTATATATCATCATTCGCTCTTCTCCAGTTTCTCAAGCTAATTAATTGCCTATTCTCTCACCAAAGAAAGTGCTCACAATTTTGTGTACAGAAATTAATGGAGATGGAAATGATGTTGCCATCACCATCTGCAGATTTCAACTTGGACGACAGTGCTTGTACTACTCCTTATATAAGTGCTCCTTCAAGTCCTGAACGTTTTGATGCATTCTTTTTCAGTCCTTCCCGTATCCCCGCCCTTTATGAAGAAACTAACGCTACACACGACGATGATTTTACTTTTGTATTTAGTGGATATGAGTTGGAGAAAAGGTCAATATCAGCAGCTGATGAGCTCTTTGATGGAGGAAGAATCAAGCCTTTAAGTCAAAATGATAGTCGTGGAAGGGAAAGAACTCAAAATTCTTCAAACTCTTCAAGTCCCAGCAGCAGGCACAAAGCAACAAGATCATTATCTCCTTTGAGAGTTTCTGATTTGCTATTATTTGATCACAATGAAAACATTGATCAAGAAAACACAGAGACCTCTCCTACTGCTGCTTGTTCTTCTTCGGATTCGTCTTCAGTTTCATCATTGATATCACTCTGGAACAGAAAATGGAAGCTGAAAGACTTATTGCTATTCAGAAGTGCTTCTGAGAGTCGAGCAACTAGCAATACAGAAGAGCTGAACAAGTATGAGTTGGTGAAGAAAGCCCGTCAAGAAGATGCTAAATCGAATAGTACTAATGTGGGAGCAGCGGTACCGAGCTCGAGGAGGAGGAAGGTACCAATTTCGGCTCATGAGTTGCATTACAAGATGAAGAGGGAATGGTtgaaagagatgaagaagaaaacTTTCTTACCGTATAAACAAGGTTTACTTGGTTGCTCAGGGCTAGATGATCCAATTTCAATGTACATGACTCGTCGTGAATAGCTCCAGTTGTCTCCATATGTAATTATTTGCTTAATATAGAAGAACAAATGGTTTGATTGAACATCTTTTAAAGTAAAGTTCTCTATTTTGTATATCGGAAGAAATGATTAGTTGAGTTCAAAGAGTATATAACGAATCAGACAGCAATATCAGGAAGATTTTATTATTTCAAGATTATTTAAGCAAACAACAGAATTGCTGCTAGGGAACTACACTAGCAACCTACCAAATTTTGCATCAAAACAATATAAAAAAGTACCACTTGTCGAACTACATCAGCTCGTTGAAAAAAAAACCACATCGCCTCCTCGTCATGGATTAATTAACTAAATGGAAGTTGACACTACTAAAGATTCCATAAATTTCAACGGCGGTTTTTCGATGGTAAAAATATTAATCGAAACTTTGACGGGAAAAACATTAGttgaaattttgatggttttATCAATGGAAAAAAGTAGATAAATGAATAAATATACTTTCAGATTTTCTTTCCGTAGTTTCTAGTCGCCAAAATGGTGGGAGGCACCCTGACCTTGAGAAAGAGATTTTCAGGAATCAAGAAGTAAGATCATTCAAGAATAGATTAACGAAACAATCTATTACCGGGAGCAGTGCAAGGTAAAGAATCAATGATTAGAGATGAAAAAGGAAGAAGCAGCAGAGATACTCGATAAATGATTGACGGAAGCTATTACAGGAAGgtcccaaatcaaagaaaaacgaGATCGCAAAAACGCTGCACTGGAGATCGTTTGagccagaaatcaagggatctaTCGCAAATCACTTAAGTAACGAAAAGATATGCCTAGCGGATGAAAAGCTTGTCAAGACCACAAATCAAAGAAGATCAACGAAAATTTAACTTTATTCCTAGAAAGAATCAATCTATGATTCCTTTCAAGGATCAACTCCCTTGGGTTTGCAATCTCTCAAGATTCACGTCATTCAAGAGTCAAGAAGGACTAAcgaagtatatatatacatatgttccAGACTTGAAGAGaatatactttgatcaaaccaacttcaatctctttgttctacttcaaacaaaatACTGTAATCTGCTCTAGATTTCTTGTGTAACTATGAAGAGAGAGAAAAGAACACTGGTGAGGCATTATATCAATTATAGAGAGAAGAACGAGTGAAAAAAGTTGTTGGTGTATAACAACATCAACTCATCTGTACTAATCCACTTCATACTTGAAAGAGATCACCCTTGCAACCCAACGGGACTGGACGTAGGATTCACTCTGAATCCGAATCAGTATAAAATATATTGTGCCATTTACTTTCTACAATTTATCTTTTTCATTCGATTCCTGAAAATTCCAGTTGACTAGAACTCAAATTAGTCGATCACTAcggaaaaaaaaaatcacaattcacccctcccccccccccctcttgcactttcaattggtatcagagctagtcTCACACTTTTTGCTTAATAGCTTGTGAGAAAAGATCGTAGCAAATCAAGTAATTATTGGAGCACTCAGTCAATAAGGAACATCGCAAGTTAGGCCACCATATTTCAATGGACAACACTTTTCTCATTGAAAAGTGCGTatgaaaatatatacaaaatcctATGATATCAAAATATGACGCGTTATCAAAAAAGGGATCTATCCACTACCAGCAGCAACTCAACCACCTGCTGATCCAGAAGATATAGATGAGTACACAGACGAGCAAATAGCAGTTGTCCAGGTTAATGCTCAGGCACAAAATTTACTCTATAATACTATAAGTGGAGAGGAATATGAGAAAATCTCAAGTTGTGATACGGCTAAAGAAATGTGGGATAAACTGGAAGTTACGTATGAAGGAACCAGCAAAGTGAAAGAAACTCACATTAACATGTTGATCATGACTATGAACTCTTCCAGATGAAATAAGGAGAATCCATTGAGGAAATGTTTGTAAGGTTCAGCAAAATCATTAGCGATCAAAAAGCTTTTGGTAAACCATACTCAAGTGGTGATCAAGTTTGAAAAATTCTAAGGAGTCTACCTACCACTTGGCAGACAAAAGTAGTTGCACTCGAATCACAAGATCTAAACAAACTTTCATATGATGAGTTTCGAGGAGATCTTATAGCATTCGAGAAAACTCACCTCAAGAAAACAAAccaggaagaaaagaagaaaatagttGCCTTCAAAGATACTACTGAAAGACCAGAAAATGATATTGATGACGACCCAGAAGCTCTTGAAGAAGAGATTGATATGGTATCAAGGAACATGGATGGTTTAATAAGAAGATACAGAAACACAAGAAGAGGTAGGATTCCCCCTAGGCGAACCAGGCAATATAATGAACAAGACAAGAATGATGAAaaatgttatgagtgtggaagatTTGGGCATGTTCAAGCTGAAATGCCCAGATTTTAAAAGAAAGGTTTCCAGAGGATTCAATAAAAACAAATCTTTCGGAAGCTGGAGTGATGAAGACAGTTCGGAATACGAGAAAATAGCAAATATATGCTTCATGACCATTCTGGAAAACGACATGAACAAATATTCGGGTTGTTGGATTGATGAAGATGCATCAGACGATGAATGCAAAGAAGATAATGAAAATTATTTCATGGCACGAGGAGAAACAAGCGAGGTAAGATCTTATAACTGTGATAGATGCAATGAATTGCAGGATATTCTTGACCTTACTCTAAAAGAGTCTCAAAAAATGATGAATGAACTAATGAGACTAAATAGGGAAAAGAAAGACTGGAAACTCAAGCTTGAAGTATGTGAAATTGAATGAGATGTACTTCAAGATGAAGTTCAGGAATTGCAAATGCAACTTAATGTAACGCACAATCCACCAGTAACAGTTCTGTCAAGTCTAACCAGGCGACTTACAAGTCAACTGAAAAAGGACCGGTTAGAACTGAGTCCACAAGTACTAACACGAGTGGTAGATCAAAAACTGGATCAGCCCCTATGTGTCACTACTGTAACGAAAGTGGACATAAATATTCTTTCTGTTGATTTCATAAATCTAATATTTCAGGATGGATTTGGAAATCGAAAAACAATCCCGATCTTAGTAGAACTAACCAACaaggacccaagcaagcttgggtacctaaaaaaaAGTGATAATTCGATTTTGTAGGAACACCACAGAAAGAGCCAAAAAGGAAAATGGTACTTAGACAGTGCATGTTCCAGTCACATGACAAGTGACAAAAACCTATTCAAAGAAGTTACAAAGATAAATGGAGGAAGTTTCAAATTTGACGAGGATTCAAAAGGAAAGATAGTTGGCACTGGTACAGTTCCATTCAATAACAATTGTAATATTACTGAAGTGTATCTTGTTGAAGGACTCAGCAACAATCTCCTGAGTATAAGTTAGCTATGTGATTCAGGGTGCGAAGTTAAATTCAAGAAAACAGGTTGTGCTATTGAAGATGAGACAGGTAAATAATACTCCCAGGAAAAAGGTATGGAAATATTTACATTCTCGATGGTATTGAAAATCTAGATAGTCACATCTGCTTAGCATCTATATCTGATGATCCATGGTTGTGGCATAAGAAACTTGATCATGCAAGCATGCATCTTATTGAGAAACTCTCCAAGCATAATTTAGTTATTGGTCTCCCTAAACTCAAATTTCctagaaatcatgtatgtgatgcatgtcaaaTTGGTAAACAAACCAGAAACTCCTTCAAAAGCAAAGACATTGTATCTACCACCAAGCCTTTACAATTGCTCCACGTGGATTTGTTTGGACCCCCCAGAACTACTAGCATAGGAGGAAAATGAtatgtttttgttattgttgatgactactcACGTTTTACATGGGTGATTTTCTTATCTCACAAAGATGAAGCTTTGAAATACTTTGACATTTTTTGTAAGAAAGTTGAAAGAGAAAAGGGGTACCTTATTACTACCTTTcaaagtgatcatggaggagaattcGAAAGAAGAGCATTTGAAGATTTATGCAATGATCAAGGATATACTCACAACTTCTCATCTCAAAGATCACTTCAACGGAATGGGGTAGTTGAGCAGAAAAATAGAACTCTACAAGATATGGCCAGAACAATGATATTGGAATATTCCCTGCCAAACCATTTTTGGGCAGAAGCAGTAAGCACAGCCTGCCACATTCTCAACAGATGTCTTATAAGACCTATCTTGAAGAAAACTCCATATAAATTATGGAAAGGTAAACGGTCCAACATAGGTTATTTCCATTCTTTTGGCAGCAAGTGTTTTATCCACAACAATGGTAAGGACAATCTTGGAAAATTTGATCCAAGAAGTGATGAAGGTATTTTTCTGGGTTATTCCATAAATAGTAGATCTTTTAGAGTTTATAATAAATGTACTTTATTTGTAGAAGAATCAGTACATGCCATATTTAATGAAAATAACACTATGACCGAGAAAGAAATTATTGCAGGTGATGAAGATATCAGTCAAGAAACACCAGAGTCAAGCAGATCTCAAAAGTTGACTGATATGATAGACAATGTCACAGAATCAACTAGTGAGCCTGTCAACAGCCAACCAGAATCACAGAAGGAGTCAACTACTTATACGATTGCAACATGTCTAAATGAGTGGGGGAGTGAACCGGAATATCCTCAAAAGTTTATCATAGGAGATCCAAgtgaaggaatgaaaatcagGGGAGCTCTCAAGAAAAGGCAAAAGTAGCACTCATCTCTCAGATTGAACCAAAGAAGGTTGAGGAAGCCTTAAAAGAGTCTAGCCGGGTACAAGCAATGCAGGAAGAACTCGATCAATTTAATAAAAATCAAGTCTGAAACTTCTACCTAAGCCTGCAAATGCTACTGTAGTTGGAACAAAATGGATTTTCAGAAATAAGCTTAATCAAGATGGAAAGGTCGTGAGAAACAAAGCCAGATTAGTAGCCCAAGGCTACTCACAGCACGAAGGAGTCGACTACAATGAAACCTTTGCACCAGTAGCTCGACTAGAGTCTATACGGATTCTTCTTGCATATGGATCCTTCAAATGATTTAGACTTTTTCAGATAGATGTCAAAAGTGCCTTTTTAAATGGGTTTATTGATGATGAGGTATATGTAAAACAACCTCCTGGTTTTGAAGACTCAAAATTCCCTTACCATGGGTATAAGTTGACTAAAGCTCTATATGGACTCAAACAAGCTCCACGAGCCTCGTACGAAAGGCTTAGTTCATTTCTACTTGATCACGACTTTAAAAGAGGTAAAGTAGATACTACATTATTTATCAAAAGATCATCAGGAGGTAATCTTATTATtcaagtttatgttgatgatattatcttTGGAAGTGCTAACCCTCTTTTGTGCAACAACATCAACTCATCTATACTAAGTCACTTCATACTTGAAAGAGATCACCCTTGCAACCTAAGGGGACTGGACGTAGGATTCACTCTGAATCCGAATTAGTATAAAAATATATCGTGTCATTTACTTTCTGCAATTTATCTTTTTCATTCAATTGCTGAAAAGCCCAGTCGACTAGAACTCAAATTAGTCGACTActgtgaaaaagaaaagaaaaatcacaATTCACCCTCCCCCCCTCCCTGCACTTTCAATAACCTCCCAAATCCTAATAACCCAACCCCTCATTCTCCTCATTTTTGTTCCAAATTAAGTTTTGATAGCATTTACATGATGATATTAATGTTTtataacttgttgg
Encoded proteins:
- the LOC104088937 gene encoding uncharacterized protein, which produces MEMEMMLPSPSADFNLDDSACTTPYISAPSSPERFDAFFFSPSRIPALYEETNATHDDDFTFVFSGYELEKRSISAADELFDGGRIKPLSQNDSRGRERTQNSSNSSSPSSRHKATRSLSPLRVSDLLLFDHNENIDQENTETSPTAACSSSDSSSVSSLISLWNRKWKLKDLLLFRSASESRATSNTEELNKYELVKKARQEDAKSNSTNVGAAVPSSRRRKVPISAHELHYKMKREWLKEMKKKTFLPYKQGLLGCSGLDDPISMYMTRRE